ACTATCCGTCATGCAGATTTTATCAAGAACTGTTTGCTCCATATAATTTGAACCGGTCCGTACGTGAGAGTTTAAAAACCTAAAAACCATGGGATCAGAAATGAATTATTTGTTCAACACAAACATAAGAAGATGGAATACAGTTCAGGCTCGGAAGTGCCATTCCGAGTTTTTTCGGATTACTTTTTCACAAAACCCGTATTTTGTACAAATGTATATCAATCGATGAAACCCCCTTTGTACCTATTCTCCAATATCAATGTGAATTACGACAGAAACGATTCCCCTTATTGTAAGACTAATTTCCGAGTATAAAGGTTGCGTACTGCAACCCTAAGAGGCTTAATGAGCTTTCGTCATCTTCAGTTTACAGGCATTAGGATTAATTTTCCATAACCCTTACGGTAATGGTAACAAGTTCTTGTCCTGCATCGTTTTCGCCAAACCGGCAGACGAGTTGATCGTGCAGCACTTGCACGTCTGCGACCGGCGTTCTCCATACAAGCGGGTCTTCCCCGTTCGGATCGGCTTGGTACAGCTCGAATCGGTTCACTTCCTTCTCGGTTGTGTAGAATACGTTGCCGTCGATGCTGTCAAACCATGACACGGCATGGTCGGATAGTTTTATCCTGAACCAGCTCGCTCGAGTTGACGATCTTCTCGGTCTTATTCGTTTTCAGGTTGATTTTGTAAATTTTATTTGCGTCGGATTCGTCGCGTGAAGCCAGCACGTACACATCGTCTCCGATGACGGCTGCGGAGGAAGCATCCCCAACGTTTTCAACGTCACCCGCTGTACGTGACATGACCGCCGTATATCACGTCCGGATCTCCGATACCCTTACGGTTCGTCCCCTCTTGCCCGACCGTATATCCAGCCCATTTTGTTCTCATCGTTGCGTCAGCTCCTCTCCGTTGAATTAAACGCGGGGCCATGTGGTAAAAAGTTGCAAAACGCCCTCGCAAGACTGTGATGTACTCGTGCATGAAGCCGGAGTAAAAGACTCCATGCATGCCCACCCACTGACTGCTTCGATCGAACCGATAACAATACGTGAACCCGTGTCTCTTTGCAGAGAAACGGGTTCATTATTTCAATATGATTCCTTTTACTTTATGAGCGCAACTTGTTCCAAGTCGCAGACCCAACAATACCATCCACGGTTAGACCTTTGGCCTGCTGGAACTTTTTAACTGCGGCTTCCGTGCCAGAGCCAAACACTCCATCGGCCGTCAAAGGATATCCTTTTTTTGTAAGCAGACGCTGCAGAACCTTGACTTCATCACCGGTGCTGCCTACACGAAGAACTTTTGTTGTAGCGGCCAAGGTATTAAGCTTGGTTGAAGTGGCGGATCCTACTTTACCATCTACGGTAAGTCCGTGTGCAGACTGGAACTGTTTCACAACGGACTCTGTTCCGCTACCAAAAATCCCATCCACAGTTACAGTGTAACCAACCTTATTTAGGTTTGTTTGCAATGTGGTGACCTCAGGGCCCGTACTTCCCACACTCAATACAGAGCCGGTAGGAGACAGTTGATGATGTACACCATCACTTGTCGTGTGCGGGAAATACAGACCGGCTTGTTCCGCTACCGCAACCAACTGACTGTTAACAAAGGTCATGCCGTTAAGCGCAACACCGCTTGCATTTTTTACCGTAGCATCAAACGCAATACCAGCCGTGTGAGGAGCGGTATAAGAAGGCGCTGCAACCAAAGTGCCTAAACCGTGCTTGGTTTTTTCAGCGCTGCATGCTGTCGGGTTCTGTGAAATCTCATACAAGTGCTTTTGATATTGATAGGGGCGATAGGCGGAGTTGTACGTAATGCTCCACCCCTTCGCCCTTATTAGGCTCTCATAGCGGTTCTTTGCTGCAAGCAAATCGGCGGTGACGCCATCCCAAATGACAGTCTCACCTGCTTCCATTCGGAGAGCCAATGGGTCTGTCATAGTCGAGAGCACACAGGATTCAGCAGCTTGGGCAGGAACGGTTAAAAACGTCGTGGTTAAGAGCGATAGAAGGACAGCGAGAGAAAAAAACTTCTTTTTTACAGTAGACATCATTCATACCTCCTAATAGATAGGTTTGCACCGTTACCAATAATAACCATGTGCAAACCAAGCATACTTCAGAATGATATAAATGTAAATGATTGAAATATATATTTTTATAGGTTGTTTTATACATATTTGTCGAAATTCATATCTTCCTCGTCTATGAGATGTGGAATCAGCACGCCTGTGGCGGCCAGGACCGGACTATTCTGAGGGTACTTTTCATCCGAGTCACAACGGCTGGGATATCCGTTAGTTTATGAAGCTTGACATTGATTTGTGACAACCTTCGTTCACATTCGGCTGGAACCGTGCCATACAAGCGGATGGCGGGTACGTACGGAAAGTTTTCTTCGCAATCGGACTTACAATGCATGTAGACTAAAAAGTGGACACGCCGTAGTAGCGGCCCGTACAATATAACCAACCAAAAGGTCGAGGTGTGTCATGGGAGATATCCGTCAACATTTTGACGACGAGTTTAAACGTCAAACCGTT
This DNA window, taken from Paenibacillus thermoaerophilus, encodes the following:
- a CDS encoding peptidoglycan-binding protein — protein: MSTVKKKFFSLAVLLSLLTTTFLTVPAQAAESCVLSTMTDPLALRMEAGETVIWDGVTADLLAAKNRYESLIRAKGWSITYNSAYRPYQYQKHLYEISQNPTACSAEKTKHGLGTLVAAPSYTAPHTAGIAFDATVKNASGVALNGMTFVNSQLVAVAEQAGLYFPHTTSDGVHHQLSPTGSVLSVGSTGPEVTTLQTNLNKVGYTVTVDGIFGSGTESVVKQFQSAHGLTVDGKVGSATSTKLNTLAATTKVLRVGSTGDEVKVLQRLLTKKGYPLTADGVFGSGTEAAVKKFQQAKGLTVDGIVGSATWNKLRS